From a region of the Halodesulfovibrio sp. genome:
- the rpsT gene encoding 30S ribosomal protein S20, translated as MANHKSAIKRHRQSLKRAARNRAMKTRVRNVIKDVRTAVLEEDLTKAQEALRVANGILDKAAGKGVIHWKTAGRKISRLSKAVAGIKA; from the coding sequence TTGGCTAACCATAAATCTGCCATCAAGAGACATCGTCAGTCCCTTAAACGTGCTGCACGTAACCGTGCAATGAAAACTCGTGTTCGTAACGTTATCAAAGACGTTCGCACAGCAGTACTTGAAGAAGATCTGACGAAAGCTCAGGAAGCTCTCCGCGTAGCTAACGGTATTCTGGATAAAGCAGCCGGTAAAGGCGTTATCCACTGGAAAACCGCTGGTCGCAAGATCTCCCGTTTGAGCAAGGCTGTTGCTGGCATTAAAGCCTAA